Proteins co-encoded in one Vidua chalybeata isolate OUT-0048 chromosome 18, bVidCha1 merged haplotype, whole genome shotgun sequence genomic window:
- the EIF4ENIF1 gene encoding eukaryotic translation initiation factor 4E transporter isoform X2, which produces MDKRGGATETENGDAFLELNRITTKYPHRYTKEELLDIKERPYSKKRPSCLSEKYDSDGVWDPEKWHASLYPTSGRTSPVESFKKDLDSDRTSLMRRIVDPRERVKEDDLDVVLSPQRRSFGGGCHVTASVSSRRAGSPLEKDSDGVRVIGGRRIGSGRIISSRNFDKDHRGGDSRDARDRDRDRDYKDKRFRREFGDSKRVFGERRRNDSYTEEEPEWFSAGPTSQSETIELTGFDDKILEEDHKGRKRTRRRTASLKEGIECNGGVAEEDEVQAVLANETPADQEVPREAVLQEPAPGEFDFNEFFNLDKSVPGLASMIEDVLGEGSMSASRFSRWFSNPSRSGSRSSSLRSTPHEELERLAGLEQAILSPGQNSGNYFAPIPLEDHSENKVDILEMLQKAKVDLKPLLSSLSANKEKLRESTHSGVVLSVEEVEAGLKGLKVDQEGKIATPFMAEQMEEALNVSGSRQMKKDGDMTAFNKLVSSMKASGTLPSQPKVNSLESHLMSPPEMSGQPLSKNILQELLGPPITRPASSNVLSGLIGGLEPAASLLTQRAPSPPIPPVFPTRAASADYLRHRISSPIGFGQGSQQLLGDPFPGVRKPMSPVAAQMSPLEIQQAALEGLALPHDLAIHAANFYQHGFGKPQMDKSRDGYRNRQQRMTKSPAPGHRGNASSPAPAASITSMLSPSFTPTSVIRKMYESKEKSKEDPVSGKMKISDVKDENQRPNEATDNLLSSSVENADQGTLPTLGTKLPALQRSACSTPLTQANRCTKEQDYRPKSAGRKTPTMASPVPGGPFLRPVHQVPLVPHVPLVRPAHQLHPGLVQRMMAQGVHPQHLPLLQAGMLPPGVDLSHLQGISAPILGQPFYPLPTASHHILNPRSGTPLQLAMMQQQLQRSGSGAQGSPAGAQTTPQNVLPRTGLSHGHTQLDHRPSQRSGSPIGLAKWFGSDVLQQPLPSMPSKVISVDELEFRQ; this is translated from the exons ATGGATAAAAGAGGAGGTgcaacagaaactgaaaatggcGATGCTTTCCTGGAGCTGAACAGAATTACAACTAAATACCCACATCGTTACACAAAG gaggAATTGCTGGATATTAAAGAACGTCCCTACTCTAAGAAAAGACCTTCttgtctttctgaaaaatatgacaG tgATGGTGTCTGGGATCCAGAGAAGTGGCATGCATCTTTATATCCAACTTCAGGAAGAACTTCACCAGtggaaagctttaaaaaagatTTGGATTCAGATCGGACTTCTCTTATGCGCAGGATAGTTG ATCCAAGAGAGCGAGTGAAAGAAGATGACTTGGATGTAGTCCTGAGTCCCCAGAGGCGAAGCTTTGGGGGTGGCTGTCATGTAACTGCATCCGTCAGCTCCCGTCGGGCAGGGAGCCCCCTGGAAAAGGACAGTGACGGTGTCCGCGTGATCGGCGGCCGCAGGATTGGCAGTGGCAGGATCATCTCCTCAAGGAACTTCGACAAAGACCATCGGGGTGGTGACTCCAGGGATGCGAGGGACCGGGATCGTGACAGGGACTACAAAGATAAACGCTTCAGG AGGGAATTTGGTGACAGCAAACGTGTCTTTGGGGAGCGAAGAAGGAATGATTCCTACACTGAAGAGGAACCTGAGTGGTTCTCTGCTGGGCCTACAAGTCAGTCTGAAACCATTGAGCTCACAGGCTTTGATGATAAAATTCTGGAGGAAGATCACAAAGGAAGAAAACGTACGAGGCGACGCACAGCCTCGCTGAAAGAAG gcaTAGAATGCAATGGTGGAGTGGCAGAAGAGGATGAAGTGCAAGCTGTCCTTGCCAATGAAACTCCAGCAGATCAAGAAGTTCCTAGAGAAGCTGTTTTACAAGAAccagctccaggagagtttgACTTCAATGAGTTCTTTAACTTGGATAAAAGCGTTCCTGGCCTGGCTTCA ATGATAGAAGATGTGCTGGGGGAAGGTTCAATGTCTGCCAGCAGGTTCAGCAGGTGGTTTTCTAATCCCAGTCGTTCTGGAAGTCGGTCAAGCAGCTTGAGATCTACCCCTCATGAGGAACTGGAGAGGCTAGCAG GTCTAGAGCAAGCCATTCTCTCCCCTGGCCAGAACTCTGGAAACTACTTTGCTCCCATTCCATTGGAAGACCACTCTGAAAACAAAGTGGACATCCTAGAAATGCTACAGAAAGCCAAAGTGGACTTAAAACCTCTTCTCTCAAGTCTTTCAGCCAACAAGGAAAAGCTTAGAGAGAGCA CACATTCAGGAGTTGTACTTTCAGTGGAGGAAGTTGAAGCTGGGCTAAAAGGTCTGAAAGTGGATCAGGAGGGGAAAATTGCCACTCCCTTTATGGCTGAGCAAATGGAAGAAGCCCTGAATGTCAGTGGCTCCAGACAGATGAAGAAGGATGGGGATATGACTGCGTTTAACAAACTCGTCAGCAGCATGAAGGCAAGCGGGACTCTGCCTTCACAGCCCAAAGTCAAT AGCCTTGAAAGCCACTTAATGTCACCTCCAGAGATGTCAGGCCAGCCTCTGTCAAAGAATATTCTGCAG GAACTTCTTGGTCCACCCATTACCAGACCTGCTTCGTCGAATGTCTTAAGTGGCCTGATAGGTGGTTTGGAgcctgcagcctctctgctgaCACAGAGAGCCCCCTCTCCCCCCATCCCACCTGTGTTCCCAACACGAGCTGCTTCTGCAGATTACCTGCGCCACAGAATCTCTTCACCCATTG GTTTTGGACAAGGTTCTCAGCAATTGCTTGGTGATCCATTTCCAGGTGTAAGGAAGCCCATGAGCCCAGTTGCTGCACAG ATGAGTCCCCTGGAGATCCAGCAAGCTGCCTTAGAGGGATTGGCACTCCCACATGACTTGGCCATACATGCAGCAAATTTCTATCAGCATGGCTTTGGTAAACCACAAATGGACAAAAGCAGAGATGGCTACAGAAACAG GCAGCAGCGAATGACTAAATCCCCTGCACCAGGACACAGAGGGAATGCATCTtctccagcccctgcagcatCCATTACAAGCATG CTGTCTCCTTCCTTCACACCTACCTCGGTGATTCGCAAGATGTAtgagagcaaagagaaaagcaaagaggatCCAGTTTctgggaaaatgaaaatcagtgaTGTTAAAGATGAAAATCAGAGACCAAATGAAG CTACAGATAACCTACTGTCTAGTTCTGTGGAGAATGCAGATCAAGGAACTTTGCCCACCTTAGGTACCAAACTACCTGCACTGCAGCGCTCTGCATGTTCCACACCTCTTACCCAAGCAAATCGTTGCACCAAAGAGCAAGACTACAGGCCCAAATCAGCTGGTAGGAAGACTCCTACAATGGCCTCCCCAGTACCAGGAGGCCCTTTTCTTCGTCCTGTTCATCAAGTACCCCTTGTTCCCCATGTACCACTTGTACGACCTGCTCATCAACTGCACCCAGGATTGGTCCAGAGAATGATGGCACAGGGGGTCCATCCGCAACATCTTCCTCTGCTGCAAGCAG GTATGCTTCCTCCTGGAGTGGACCTGTCTCACTTGCAGGGAATATCTGCTCCCATCCTTGGCCAGCCTTTTTATCCATTACCAACAGCAAGCCATCACATCTTAAATCCACGCTCGGGGACACCTTTGCAGCTCGCCATGATGCAACAGCAGCTACAACGATCAG GCTCTGGAGCACAGGGATCACCTGCTGGTGCACAAACAACCCCTCAAAATGTGCTGCCTCGGACTGGATTATCTCATGGGCACACACAGCTTGACCATCGCCCCAGCCAGAGAAGTGGCTCTCCCATTGGCCTTGCAAAATGGTTTGGTTCAGATGTCTTGCAGCAGCCTCTTCCATCCATGCCATCCAAAGTCATCAGTGTAGATGAACTGGAATTCCGGCAGTGA
- the EIF4ENIF1 gene encoding eukaryotic translation initiation factor 4E transporter isoform X4: protein MDKRGGATETENGDAFLELNRITTKYPHRYTKEELLDIKERPYSKKRPSCLSEKYDSDGVWDPEKWHASLYPTSGRTSPVESFKKDLDSDRTSLMRRIVDPRERVKEDDLDVVLSPQRRSFGGGCHVTASVSSRRAGSPLEKDSDGVRVIGGRRIGSGRIISSRNFDKDHRGGDSRDARDRDRDRDYKDKRFRREFGDSKRVFGERRRNDSYTEEEPEWFSAGPTSQSETIELTGFDDKILEEDHKGRKRTRRRTASLKEGIECNGGVAEEDEVQAVLANETPADQEVPREAVLQEPAPGEFDFNEFFNLDKSVPGLASMIEDVLGEGSMSASRFSRWFSNPSRSGSRSSSLRSTPHEELERLAAHSGVVLSVEEVEAGLKGLKVDQEGKIATPFMAEQMEEALNVSGSRQMKKDGDMTAFNKLVSSMKASGTLPSQPKVNQSLESHLMSPPEMSGQPLSKNILQELLGPPITRPASSNVLSGLIGGLEPAASLLTQRAPSPPIPPVFPTRAASADYLRHRISSPIGFGQGSQQLLGDPFPGVRKPMSPVAAQMSPLEIQQAALEGLALPHDLAIHAANFYQHGFGKPQMDKSRDGYRNRQQRMTKSPAPGHRGNASSPAPAASITSMLSPSFTPTSVIRKMYESKEKSKEDPVSGKMKISDVKDENQRPNEATDNLLSSSVENADQGTLPTLGTKLPALQRSACSTPLTQANRCTKEQDYRPKSAGRKTPTMASPVPGGPFLRPVHQVPLVPHVPLVRPAHQLHPGLVQRMMAQGVHPQHLPLLQAGMLPPGVDLSHLQGISAPILGQPFYPLPTASHHILNPRSGTPLQLAMMQQQLQRSGSGAQGSPAGAQTTPQNVLPRTGLSHGHTQLDHRPSQRSGSPIGLAKWFGSDVLQQPLPSMPSKVISVDELEFRQ from the exons ATGGATAAAAGAGGAGGTgcaacagaaactgaaaatggcGATGCTTTCCTGGAGCTGAACAGAATTACAACTAAATACCCACATCGTTACACAAAG gaggAATTGCTGGATATTAAAGAACGTCCCTACTCTAAGAAAAGACCTTCttgtctttctgaaaaatatgacaG tgATGGTGTCTGGGATCCAGAGAAGTGGCATGCATCTTTATATCCAACTTCAGGAAGAACTTCACCAGtggaaagctttaaaaaagatTTGGATTCAGATCGGACTTCTCTTATGCGCAGGATAGTTG ATCCAAGAGAGCGAGTGAAAGAAGATGACTTGGATGTAGTCCTGAGTCCCCAGAGGCGAAGCTTTGGGGGTGGCTGTCATGTAACTGCATCCGTCAGCTCCCGTCGGGCAGGGAGCCCCCTGGAAAAGGACAGTGACGGTGTCCGCGTGATCGGCGGCCGCAGGATTGGCAGTGGCAGGATCATCTCCTCAAGGAACTTCGACAAAGACCATCGGGGTGGTGACTCCAGGGATGCGAGGGACCGGGATCGTGACAGGGACTACAAAGATAAACGCTTCAGG AGGGAATTTGGTGACAGCAAACGTGTCTTTGGGGAGCGAAGAAGGAATGATTCCTACACTGAAGAGGAACCTGAGTGGTTCTCTGCTGGGCCTACAAGTCAGTCTGAAACCATTGAGCTCACAGGCTTTGATGATAAAATTCTGGAGGAAGATCACAAAGGAAGAAAACGTACGAGGCGACGCACAGCCTCGCTGAAAGAAG gcaTAGAATGCAATGGTGGAGTGGCAGAAGAGGATGAAGTGCAAGCTGTCCTTGCCAATGAAACTCCAGCAGATCAAGAAGTTCCTAGAGAAGCTGTTTTACAAGAAccagctccaggagagtttgACTTCAATGAGTTCTTTAACTTGGATAAAAGCGTTCCTGGCCTGGCTTCA ATGATAGAAGATGTGCTGGGGGAAGGTTCAATGTCTGCCAGCAGGTTCAGCAGGTGGTTTTCTAATCCCAGTCGTTCTGGAAGTCGGTCAAGCAGCTTGAGATCTACCCCTCATGAGGAACTGGAGAGGCTAGCAG CACATTCAGGAGTTGTACTTTCAGTGGAGGAAGTTGAAGCTGGGCTAAAAGGTCTGAAAGTGGATCAGGAGGGGAAAATTGCCACTCCCTTTATGGCTGAGCAAATGGAAGAAGCCCTGAATGTCAGTGGCTCCAGACAGATGAAGAAGGATGGGGATATGACTGCGTTTAACAAACTCGTCAGCAGCATGAAGGCAAGCGGGACTCTGCCTTCACAGCCCAAAGTCAAT caGAGCCTTGAAAGCCACTTAATGTCACCTCCAGAGATGTCAGGCCAGCCTCTGTCAAAGAATATTCTGCAG GAACTTCTTGGTCCACCCATTACCAGACCTGCTTCGTCGAATGTCTTAAGTGGCCTGATAGGTGGTTTGGAgcctgcagcctctctgctgaCACAGAGAGCCCCCTCTCCCCCCATCCCACCTGTGTTCCCAACACGAGCTGCTTCTGCAGATTACCTGCGCCACAGAATCTCTTCACCCATTG GTTTTGGACAAGGTTCTCAGCAATTGCTTGGTGATCCATTTCCAGGTGTAAGGAAGCCCATGAGCCCAGTTGCTGCACAG ATGAGTCCCCTGGAGATCCAGCAAGCTGCCTTAGAGGGATTGGCACTCCCACATGACTTGGCCATACATGCAGCAAATTTCTATCAGCATGGCTTTGGTAAACCACAAATGGACAAAAGCAGAGATGGCTACAGAAACAG GCAGCAGCGAATGACTAAATCCCCTGCACCAGGACACAGAGGGAATGCATCTtctccagcccctgcagcatCCATTACAAGCATG CTGTCTCCTTCCTTCACACCTACCTCGGTGATTCGCAAGATGTAtgagagcaaagagaaaagcaaagaggatCCAGTTTctgggaaaatgaaaatcagtgaTGTTAAAGATGAAAATCAGAGACCAAATGAAG CTACAGATAACCTACTGTCTAGTTCTGTGGAGAATGCAGATCAAGGAACTTTGCCCACCTTAGGTACCAAACTACCTGCACTGCAGCGCTCTGCATGTTCCACACCTCTTACCCAAGCAAATCGTTGCACCAAAGAGCAAGACTACAGGCCCAAATCAGCTGGTAGGAAGACTCCTACAATGGCCTCCCCAGTACCAGGAGGCCCTTTTCTTCGTCCTGTTCATCAAGTACCCCTTGTTCCCCATGTACCACTTGTACGACCTGCTCATCAACTGCACCCAGGATTGGTCCAGAGAATGATGGCACAGGGGGTCCATCCGCAACATCTTCCTCTGCTGCAAGCAG GTATGCTTCCTCCTGGAGTGGACCTGTCTCACTTGCAGGGAATATCTGCTCCCATCCTTGGCCAGCCTTTTTATCCATTACCAACAGCAAGCCATCACATCTTAAATCCACGCTCGGGGACACCTTTGCAGCTCGCCATGATGCAACAGCAGCTACAACGATCAG GCTCTGGAGCACAGGGATCACCTGCTGGTGCACAAACAACCCCTCAAAATGTGCTGCCTCGGACTGGATTATCTCATGGGCACACACAGCTTGACCATCGCCCCAGCCAGAGAAGTGGCTCTCCCATTGGCCTTGCAAAATGGTTTGGTTCAGATGTCTTGCAGCAGCCTCTTCCATCCATGCCATCCAAAGTCATCAGTGTAGATGAACTGGAATTCCGGCAGTGA
- the EIF4ENIF1 gene encoding eukaryotic translation initiation factor 4E transporter isoform X3, with protein sequence MDKRGGATETENGDAFLELNRITTKYPHRYTKEELLDIKERPYSKKRPSCLSEKYDSDGVWDPEKWHASLYPTSGRTSPVESFKKDLDSDRTSLMRRIVDPRERVKEDDLDVVLSPQRRSFGGGCHVTASVSSRRAGSPLEKDSDGVRVIGGRRIGSGRIISSRNFDKDHRGGDSRDARDRDRDRDYKDKRFRREFGDSKRVFGERRRNDSYTEEEPEWFSAGPTSQSETIELTGFDDKILEEDHKGRKRTRRRTASLKEGIECNGGVAEEDEVQAVLANETPADQEVPREAVLQEPAPGEFDFNEFFNLDKSVPGLASMIEDVLGEGSMSASRFSRWFSNPSRSGSRSSSLRSTPHEELERLAGLEQAILSPGQNSGNYFAPIPLEDHSENKVDILEMLQKAKVDLKPLLSSLSANKEKLRESTHSGVVLSVEEVEAGLKGLKVDQEGKIATPFMAEQMEEALNVSGSRQMKKDGDMTAFNKLVSSMKASGTLPSQPKVNQSLESHLMSPPEMSGQPLSKNILQELLGPPITRPASSNVLSGLIGGLEPAASLLTQRAPSPPIPPVFPTRAASADYLRHRISSPIGFGQGSQQLLGDPFPGVRKPMSPVAAQMSPLEIQQAALEGLALPHDLAIHAANFYQHGFGKPQMDKSRDGYRNRQQRMTKSPAPGHRGNASSPAPAASITSMLSPSFTPTSVIRKMYESKEKSKEDPVSGKMKISDVKDENQRPNEGTKLPALQRSACSTPLTQANRCTKEQDYRPKSAGRKTPTMASPVPGGPFLRPVHQVPLVPHVPLVRPAHQLHPGLVQRMMAQGVHPQHLPLLQAGMLPPGVDLSHLQGISAPILGQPFYPLPTASHHILNPRSGTPLQLAMMQQQLQRSGSGAQGSPAGAQTTPQNVLPRTGLSHGHTQLDHRPSQRSGSPIGLAKWFGSDVLQQPLPSMPSKVISVDELEFRQ encoded by the exons ATGGATAAAAGAGGAGGTgcaacagaaactgaaaatggcGATGCTTTCCTGGAGCTGAACAGAATTACAACTAAATACCCACATCGTTACACAAAG gaggAATTGCTGGATATTAAAGAACGTCCCTACTCTAAGAAAAGACCTTCttgtctttctgaaaaatatgacaG tgATGGTGTCTGGGATCCAGAGAAGTGGCATGCATCTTTATATCCAACTTCAGGAAGAACTTCACCAGtggaaagctttaaaaaagatTTGGATTCAGATCGGACTTCTCTTATGCGCAGGATAGTTG ATCCAAGAGAGCGAGTGAAAGAAGATGACTTGGATGTAGTCCTGAGTCCCCAGAGGCGAAGCTTTGGGGGTGGCTGTCATGTAACTGCATCCGTCAGCTCCCGTCGGGCAGGGAGCCCCCTGGAAAAGGACAGTGACGGTGTCCGCGTGATCGGCGGCCGCAGGATTGGCAGTGGCAGGATCATCTCCTCAAGGAACTTCGACAAAGACCATCGGGGTGGTGACTCCAGGGATGCGAGGGACCGGGATCGTGACAGGGACTACAAAGATAAACGCTTCAGG AGGGAATTTGGTGACAGCAAACGTGTCTTTGGGGAGCGAAGAAGGAATGATTCCTACACTGAAGAGGAACCTGAGTGGTTCTCTGCTGGGCCTACAAGTCAGTCTGAAACCATTGAGCTCACAGGCTTTGATGATAAAATTCTGGAGGAAGATCACAAAGGAAGAAAACGTACGAGGCGACGCACAGCCTCGCTGAAAGAAG gcaTAGAATGCAATGGTGGAGTGGCAGAAGAGGATGAAGTGCAAGCTGTCCTTGCCAATGAAACTCCAGCAGATCAAGAAGTTCCTAGAGAAGCTGTTTTACAAGAAccagctccaggagagtttgACTTCAATGAGTTCTTTAACTTGGATAAAAGCGTTCCTGGCCTGGCTTCA ATGATAGAAGATGTGCTGGGGGAAGGTTCAATGTCTGCCAGCAGGTTCAGCAGGTGGTTTTCTAATCCCAGTCGTTCTGGAAGTCGGTCAAGCAGCTTGAGATCTACCCCTCATGAGGAACTGGAGAGGCTAGCAG GTCTAGAGCAAGCCATTCTCTCCCCTGGCCAGAACTCTGGAAACTACTTTGCTCCCATTCCATTGGAAGACCACTCTGAAAACAAAGTGGACATCCTAGAAATGCTACAGAAAGCCAAAGTGGACTTAAAACCTCTTCTCTCAAGTCTTTCAGCCAACAAGGAAAAGCTTAGAGAGAGCA CACATTCAGGAGTTGTACTTTCAGTGGAGGAAGTTGAAGCTGGGCTAAAAGGTCTGAAAGTGGATCAGGAGGGGAAAATTGCCACTCCCTTTATGGCTGAGCAAATGGAAGAAGCCCTGAATGTCAGTGGCTCCAGACAGATGAAGAAGGATGGGGATATGACTGCGTTTAACAAACTCGTCAGCAGCATGAAGGCAAGCGGGACTCTGCCTTCACAGCCCAAAGTCAAT caGAGCCTTGAAAGCCACTTAATGTCACCTCCAGAGATGTCAGGCCAGCCTCTGTCAAAGAATATTCTGCAG GAACTTCTTGGTCCACCCATTACCAGACCTGCTTCGTCGAATGTCTTAAGTGGCCTGATAGGTGGTTTGGAgcctgcagcctctctgctgaCACAGAGAGCCCCCTCTCCCCCCATCCCACCTGTGTTCCCAACACGAGCTGCTTCTGCAGATTACCTGCGCCACAGAATCTCTTCACCCATTG GTTTTGGACAAGGTTCTCAGCAATTGCTTGGTGATCCATTTCCAGGTGTAAGGAAGCCCATGAGCCCAGTTGCTGCACAG ATGAGTCCCCTGGAGATCCAGCAAGCTGCCTTAGAGGGATTGGCACTCCCACATGACTTGGCCATACATGCAGCAAATTTCTATCAGCATGGCTTTGGTAAACCACAAATGGACAAAAGCAGAGATGGCTACAGAAACAG GCAGCAGCGAATGACTAAATCCCCTGCACCAGGACACAGAGGGAATGCATCTtctccagcccctgcagcatCCATTACAAGCATG CTGTCTCCTTCCTTCACACCTACCTCGGTGATTCGCAAGATGTAtgagagcaaagagaaaagcaaagaggatCCAGTTTctgggaaaatgaaaatcagtgaTGTTAAAGATGAAAATCAGAGACCAAATGAAG GTACCAAACTACCTGCACTGCAGCGCTCTGCATGTTCCACACCTCTTACCCAAGCAAATCGTTGCACCAAAGAGCAAGACTACAGGCCCAAATCAGCTGGTAGGAAGACTCCTACAATGGCCTCCCCAGTACCAGGAGGCCCTTTTCTTCGTCCTGTTCATCAAGTACCCCTTGTTCCCCATGTACCACTTGTACGACCTGCTCATCAACTGCACCCAGGATTGGTCCAGAGAATGATGGCACAGGGGGTCCATCCGCAACATCTTCCTCTGCTGCAAGCAG GTATGCTTCCTCCTGGAGTGGACCTGTCTCACTTGCAGGGAATATCTGCTCCCATCCTTGGCCAGCCTTTTTATCCATTACCAACAGCAAGCCATCACATCTTAAATCCACGCTCGGGGACACCTTTGCAGCTCGCCATGATGCAACAGCAGCTACAACGATCAG GCTCTGGAGCACAGGGATCACCTGCTGGTGCACAAACAACCCCTCAAAATGTGCTGCCTCGGACTGGATTATCTCATGGGCACACACAGCTTGACCATCGCCCCAGCCAGAGAAGTGGCTCTCCCATTGGCCTTGCAAAATGGTTTGGTTCAGATGTCTTGCAGCAGCCTCTTCCATCCATGCCATCCAAAGTCATCAGTGTAGATGAACTGGAATTCCGGCAGTGA